The Girardinichthys multiradiatus isolate DD_20200921_A chromosome 7, DD_fGirMul_XY1, whole genome shotgun sequence region GAACATTTTTTAATTGATACGTTTTAGATTTTAGAATTTAATGGAAATGATAAATGGTTGACATATTTCAATAATTGTACTGTAATTTACTTTCtatttccagttttatttttataatgacATGTTTCCATAATTTATTCATTACATTCTGATACCTCACAAATTTCAGCCCTGGCGCTTGTTATTTATGACATAAAATGAAGTTAGGGGTCATATTCTGTCTTATAGTGGATTTAAACAATCTGTTATTGGCTTAGTAGTTAGCTAAACACGTCTTAAATGCACCTGGAACAGTCACGGACGATCAAAGGAAATGGTAGTGATGCTGTGGTGGATGATGGTTTTATCTGCAAGTGGGCCACCAAATAAATGTCTGCTTTGGGACCCATAGAACCTTGGGGCCGGTTCTGTTCATTAGATATTGTAAATTTAAAGCAACATTTGCAGGTATGCAGAAGTGCACTGAAGAAAATGATTAGGTCAGGTCAGGAACCAGTATTAGATCACCTTTAATTTGACCCATCTGGAGCTTCTATGTAAGCGATTTTGTAGGTGACCTGAATTAAAATGCTTCGCCCTGTGTGGCTGCAGACCATATGAGAAGAAAACTCGGTCACCGAGCAGAAAAGAGGAGCGGAGAAGGATGGAAGTCTGAGCGCAGCGGCAGAACTCACTGTCCGTGTCGCTGATGCCGCTGTCGCTGACGCTGCTTCGCCTCTTCATCGTCTTCAGGTGCTCGTCGTACCTGAAGTGTCGCTTCTCCACGGGCGACGTGAAGTCTTCGATCACCGCGTCGAACTCGCACAGGACGTCGTTCAGGTCCTCCTCCTTGACGAACTTTGCTGCAAAGAGAAGGAACGGGAGGCAGGAGCTGTCAGTTCTACAAATGAGTTCATTCATCCTGCAACAAGACCTTCAACCAGGGGATAGAGGAACACGGAGCAAGTAGGTTGTTTtagtaataaataataaaaagaatgaactaCCTCGAGGTGTCAGCTTCGTCGTCATGACGCCAGCAGTCGAGTCAGAGAAGATCAGGTAACTTCCTAAAAGTGTCCGTAGGATAAAATATCCCAGTCTGTCCCAGCAAGGAGCACTGAAGGTCTTGAAGTAACCTTCCAGGCTGAGGACTGGCGCTTTTAAACGAGCCCGGCTCGAAGGGGGCGGTGACGCagcagcgtgtgtgtgtgtgagagagtgtgtgtgtgtgtgtgtgtgctcatgCTAGCGCAATGTGACCAATAAAACTTTTCCCGGTTAATGTTGTAATACAGATATttctatacacacacacacacacacacacacacacacacacacacagacacacacacacgcgatGTACAAGAACCAGCTTCCCAGCTTCACCTTCAGTCATATCTGTGGGTTATTAAAGGTTCAGGTTCTGATGTATCATGCGTTATAACCTGCTTTAGTTATCCTTATTCGCTTTACcatgggaaaaataaaattaatacagCCATGGAAAAAAATTAAGTACACCCCTGTTGCTTCAGTGTAGGGCAGGAAGTACATCtctggacctgctcagaactttgtggccggttgatgaacattccaacgtaccatcaaggacaatggcctctgtgacagtgcttcatggacttacttgcacacactcacttacacacacacacatgctcaagataaacatatgcaccccctcacaccaccttcaccgttcccagcatgatgttgttttgtcaacttgttgcttctttgtgctgaggttttttgcaatctcaaactgtatcctgctaaggataaagtgtgaaatatgatttttttttcctctactttcctaatgtgacctcttttctcatctaacaagggcagcgcctgtgagtgggcagcaaagcctcggtgacccgtcccccccttttcttgtgtcatgatgtctgtttggatgggttgtactggaattctaatttcccctcggggatcaataaagtatctttgattgaatttgaattgaattgtattgaaGTAGCAACCAAGCACACTCTAAAAACTATGGGGTTAAAAACAACCCAATTTAGGTTATTTTATTA contains the following coding sequences:
- the rgcc gene encoding regulator of cell cycle RGCC isoform X2, with the translated sequence MTTKLTPRAKFVKEEDLNDVLCEFDAVIEDFTSPVEKRHFRYDEHLKTMKRRSSVSDSGISDTDSADSLNRYSFSFSDERLNSPIVHSPATTSPPLMSPKPKLGDTKELEDFIADLDRTLERM
- the rgcc gene encoding regulator of cell cycle RGCC isoform X1; the protein is MTTKLTPRAKFVKEEDLNDVLCEFDAVIEDFTSPVEKRHFRYDEHLKTMKRRSSVSDSGISDTDSADSLNRYSFSFSDERLNSPIVHSPATTSPPLMSPKPKLGDTKELEDFIADLDRTLESEC